The proteins below come from a single Tachysurus fulvidraco isolate hzauxx_2018 chromosome 13, HZAU_PFXX_2.0, whole genome shotgun sequence genomic window:
- the LOC113652674 gene encoding trichohyalin-like isoform X1, with protein MFHIREVTETVSSSGPSDQRVVQSKRKEEERRCLQLQQQCDEQSATLLSLSQDLREKEASWLSCQHRCESLQQQLLTWKRKEAETRQELKGAKWEGQKIRDEREALIQAQTEELRKMEETYRKSLQISEEQGSKWRRDAARELEIERQRNEQLIQKCQTEYQHLQDKLPTLVQSATQELKEELSALEVQLQKREEEVKCVRKEASEREERLLREHHTELEHLQHKVQEHQQEALEIQQAYRDILQLREENSTLHEENCVLQETVRRECEERAELTAALSLAREQLLGVRQTAVNSSIPRSSASSSLPSLSAGHSHDAVTVGRSTASLHGNSRQLLPSLPRLATERPAPAIEARHRISTVTGRKDKRSC; from the exons ATGTTTCATATCAGAGAGGTCACAGAGACAGTCAGCAGCTCGGGCCCCTCGGACCAACGcgttgtaca AagcaaaagaaaagaggaagagagaagatgCTTACAGTTGCAGCAGCAGTGTGACGAGCAGAGTGCCACCTTACTGAG tCTGTCTCAAGACCTGAGGGAAAAGGAGGCGAGCTGGTTGTCATGCCAACACAGATGTGAGTCCCTGCAGCAGCAGCTGTTGACGTGGAAACGGAAGGAGGCGGAGACGAGGCAGGAACTGAAAGGAGCGAAGTGGGAGGGTCAGAAGATAAGAGACGAgag GGAGGCGCTGATACAAGCTCAGACAGAAGAGCTGCGGAAGATGGAGGAAACGTACAGGAAAAGCCTGCAGATCTCTGAGGAACAGGGGTCAAAG tgGAGGAGAGATGCTGCTCGAGAGCTCGAaattgagagacagagaaatgaaCAGCTGATTCAAAAGTGCCAGACTGAATACCAGCATCTACAGGacaag CTGCCCACTCTGGTGCAGTCTGCCACACAGGAGCTAAAGGAGGAGTTGTCAGCACTGGAGGTACAGCTTCAGAAGCGTGAAGAGGAGGTGAAGTGTGTGCGAAAGGAGGCCTCAGAGCGAGAGGAGCGACTCCTGAGAGAACATCACACAGAGTTGGAACATCTCCAGCACAAAGTACAGGAGCACCAACAGGAGGCGCTGGAGATACAGCAAGCATACAGAGACATCCTACAGCTCAGAGAGGAAAACTCTACTCTACATGAGGAG AACTGTGTGCTGCAGGAGACGGTGAGACGCGAGTGTGAGGAGCGAGCCGAGCTGACGGCCGCCCTGTCCCTGGCGAGAGAGCAGCTGCTGGGTGTCAGACAGACAGCGGTGAACTCCTCCATCCCCCGCAGCTCTGCGTCATCCTCCCTGCCCAGCCTGAGCGCGGGACACAGCCATGATGCCGTCACTGTGGGCAGGAGCACAGCGTCGTTGCACGGAAACTCCCGCCAGCTGTTGCCCTCCCTGCCCCGACTCGCCACAGAAAGACCTGCCCCGGCCATCGAGGCACGCCATCGCATCAGCACAGTGACAGGCAGGAAGGACAAACGCTCCTGCTGA
- the LOC113652674 gene encoding golgin subfamily A member 6-like protein 1 isoform X3: MFHIREVTETVSSSGPSDQRVVQSKRKEEERRCLQLQQQCDEQSATLLREALIQAQTEELRKMEETYRKSLQISEEQGSKWRRDAARELEIERQRNEQLIQKCQTEYQHLQDKLPTLVQSATQELKEELSALEVQLQKREEEVKCVRKEASEREERLLREHHTELEHLQHKVQEHQQEALEIQQAYRDILQLREENSTLHEENCVLQETVRRECEERAELTAALSLAREQLLGVRQTAVNSSIPRSSASSSLPSLSAGHSHDAVTVGRSTASLHGNSRQLLPSLPRLATERPAPAIEARHRISTVTGRKDKRSC; this comes from the exons ATGTTTCATATCAGAGAGGTCACAGAGACAGTCAGCAGCTCGGGCCCCTCGGACCAACGcgttgtaca AagcaaaagaaaagaggaagagagaagatgCTTACAGTTGCAGCAGCAGTGTGACGAGCAGAGTGCCACCTTACTGAG GGAGGCGCTGATACAAGCTCAGACAGAAGAGCTGCGGAAGATGGAGGAAACGTACAGGAAAAGCCTGCAGATCTCTGAGGAACAGGGGTCAAAG tgGAGGAGAGATGCTGCTCGAGAGCTCGAaattgagagacagagaaatgaaCAGCTGATTCAAAAGTGCCAGACTGAATACCAGCATCTACAGGacaag CTGCCCACTCTGGTGCAGTCTGCCACACAGGAGCTAAAGGAGGAGTTGTCAGCACTGGAGGTACAGCTTCAGAAGCGTGAAGAGGAGGTGAAGTGTGTGCGAAAGGAGGCCTCAGAGCGAGAGGAGCGACTCCTGAGAGAACATCACACAGAGTTGGAACATCTCCAGCACAAAGTACAGGAGCACCAACAGGAGGCGCTGGAGATACAGCAAGCATACAGAGACATCCTACAGCTCAGAGAGGAAAACTCTACTCTACATGAGGAG AACTGTGTGCTGCAGGAGACGGTGAGACGCGAGTGTGAGGAGCGAGCCGAGCTGACGGCCGCCCTGTCCCTGGCGAGAGAGCAGCTGCTGGGTGTCAGACAGACAGCGGTGAACTCCTCCATCCCCCGCAGCTCTGCGTCATCCTCCCTGCCCAGCCTGAGCGCGGGACACAGCCATGATGCCGTCACTGTGGGCAGGAGCACAGCGTCGTTGCACGGAAACTCCCGCCAGCTGTTGCCCTCCCTGCCCCGACTCGCCACAGAAAGACCTGCCCCGGCCATCGAGGCACGCCATCGCATCAGCACAGTGACAGGCAGGAAGGACAAACGCTCCTGCTGA
- the LOC113652674 gene encoding trichohyalin-like isoform X2 yields MIVLLSEVWIRVRLERPVQCGSGDSVHYGITDRWMEINHTAAPGTDGIHPGPDLIPSKQGFCLVREALIQAQTEELRKMEETYRKSLQISEEQGSKWRRDAARELEIERQRNEQLIQKCQTEYQHLQDKLPTLVQSATQELKEELSALEVQLQKREEEVKCVRKEASEREERLLREHHTELEHLQHKVQEHQQEALEIQQAYRDILQLREENSTLHEENCVLQETVRRECEERAELTAALSLAREQLLGVRQTAVNSSIPRSSASSSLPSLSAGHSHDAVTVGRSTASLHGNSRQLLPSLPRLATERPAPAIEARHRISTVTGRKDKRSC; encoded by the exons ATGATTGTCCTGCTGTCCGAGGTGTGGATCCGGGTGAGATTAGAGCGACCCGTTCAGTGTGGGTCAGGAGATTCAGTTCATTATGGAataacagacagatggatggaaatTAATCACACAGCAGCACCTGGAACTGATGGAATACATCCAGGTCCTGATCTAATCCCATCCAAACAAGGCTTTTGTCTGGTCAG GGAGGCGCTGATACAAGCTCAGACAGAAGAGCTGCGGAAGATGGAGGAAACGTACAGGAAAAGCCTGCAGATCTCTGAGGAACAGGGGTCAAAG tgGAGGAGAGATGCTGCTCGAGAGCTCGAaattgagagacagagaaatgaaCAGCTGATTCAAAAGTGCCAGACTGAATACCAGCATCTACAGGacaag CTGCCCACTCTGGTGCAGTCTGCCACACAGGAGCTAAAGGAGGAGTTGTCAGCACTGGAGGTACAGCTTCAGAAGCGTGAAGAGGAGGTGAAGTGTGTGCGAAAGGAGGCCTCAGAGCGAGAGGAGCGACTCCTGAGAGAACATCACACAGAGTTGGAACATCTCCAGCACAAAGTACAGGAGCACCAACAGGAGGCGCTGGAGATACAGCAAGCATACAGAGACATCCTACAGCTCAGAGAGGAAAACTCTACTCTACATGAGGAG AACTGTGTGCTGCAGGAGACGGTGAGACGCGAGTGTGAGGAGCGAGCCGAGCTGACGGCCGCCCTGTCCCTGGCGAGAGAGCAGCTGCTGGGTGTCAGACAGACAGCGGTGAACTCCTCCATCCCCCGCAGCTCTGCGTCATCCTCCCTGCCCAGCCTGAGCGCGGGACACAGCCATGATGCCGTCACTGTGGGCAGGAGCACAGCGTCGTTGCACGGAAACTCCCGCCAGCTGTTGCCCTCCCTGCCCCGACTCGCCACAGAAAGACCTGCCCCGGCCATCGAGGCACGCCATCGCATCAGCACAGTGACAGGCAGGAAGGACAAACGCTCCTGCTGA